The Sulfolobus islandicus Y.N.15.51 sequence TGGTAATAGTTGCAATGCCGGAAAGCTTACCTAGGAAGTTCAAAATAAGCCTCTCAACAGTCAAAACATCAGCATTACCCTCAAAAAGTAAAACAACGTCACCTTTGTTAACCTCACTACCGTCTTTCTCCCCATTTATGTTAGAAAACCCTAAGTAGTTGAGAAAAGGAATAACAAACCTATTACCCGCCAAAATCCCAGAATCCTTACACTTAACAACACCCCTTGCCTTTATACCCTCTAAAAATTTGGTAGTAATATCCTCTGGCATTACGTCTTCTTCTAAATAATCCCAGAGCCTCTTAACGTAAATCCACTCAATCAATTTCTGCTCACCACGAAATATATCCTCTTACCGTCTTCCCAACTCTTATTAGGATAATCCTCCCTATAATGTGTACCTCTACTTTCCGTTCTTAACAATGCCCCTTTGGCACTTAATAGGCTAACCAGTGTAGCGTTATCGTTCAAATCAGCAGACTCGTAAACCTTAACCAACTTACTTAACCCCTCGCCATTTCTGACAATCCCTAAATAATTCCAATTATACTCTCCTATCTCATCCAAACTCAAAGAATTCCCACCACTTAACTTAACCTCAACAGTTTCCTTAGCGTCATCCACACTTAACCCCTCCCAATTATCAATATACATTGGTAAGTTAATACCATACACTAAATCCTCAGCCAAGGAATTACTAGCCAATCTATTCGCACCGTGAAGACCACTATCCGAAACCTCACCTATTGCATATAAACCTTTAATATTGGTTTCTCCACGAACATTTATCCTTATCCCTCCAATAGTATAATGCGCCCCTGGAAAAACTTGCAACTTCTTACCATACCTCTTAATGTATTTACTTAAAACGGGGAACTTCCCATCAAAATCTTCAATGGGTGAAAGATCAATATAAACTATATGCCCCTTCTTGTACTGGTCATAGATAGCCCTACTTAAAACATCCCTTGGAGCTAATTCACCCTTACTGTGATAATTGAAAGTAAATCTTTCGCCCTTCTCGTTCAGCAGAATCGCTCCCTCACCCCTTAGGGTTTCAGTCAATAGATAAGCTTTACCAT is a genomic window containing:
- a CDS encoding L-aspartate oxidase; this translates as MIYIFGSGLAGLSAAISLHKSGYKVTVISKKIDGGSSYWAKGGIAAAVGNEDSPELHLSDTLKVGDGLCDVKSVDYVTREIRYVISTVEKWGFRFDEGLRLEGGHSKRRILHKTDETGREITSFLLNLAKKEGINLVEDKLLALKVKDCKVVGFVTEKGGSFDAEKVVLATGGYGYLFKFTSNPSTNVGDGIAIAFRTGALVSDMEFVQFHPTVTTFDGKAYLLTETLRGEGAILLNEKGERFTFNYHSKGELAPRDVLSRAIYDQYKKGHIVYIDLSPIEDFDGKFPVLSKYIKRYGKKLQVFPGAHYTIGGIRINVRGETNIKGLYAIGEVSDSGLHGANRLASNSLAEDLVYGINLPMYIDNWEGLSVDDAKETVEVKLSGGNSLSLDEIGEYNWNYLGIVRNGEGLSKLVKVYESADLNDNATLVSLLSAKGALLRTESRGTHYREDYPNKSWEDGKRIYFVVSRN